In Panicum virgatum strain AP13 unplaced genomic scaffold, P.virgatum_v5 scaffold_2972, whole genome shotgun sequence, the following are encoded in one genomic region:
- the LOC120694071 gene encoding uncharacterized protein LOC120694071 — protein MISSPKCVVDAIAALSQDQKNKIKELGFGELLKFSLDGFGDRYMLEFLMDHTDPENMEIRVGGGDKNLPINEHVVQCVLGVPTGKGRDTPDSPYMESELNNLRTELGVKTDKIKSSDLIAKINGGGTDYLTIRCFFILLCYKLLFPGSQNHVTKREVALTHSPKDIAEVNWAKAVVDNLRSAARKWHSDKLAVSKKKRTLSGSVTFLLLYYLDHLRSPHSIPCIITPRTSVYTTDIIKKIIKADKRSRSGHIYGLLDFRSMVGTCYSMGSRQLVPNIRIEPLHSNFFQDLSPRKREIATSYVNTVEHSNFFQDLSPRKREIATSYVNTVDILMEQILKERNQFMISMGAQDAQNSSRAAEPQGGDSGIQDDPRNEHSEAYPSPAADDALPSDDTNPRYAELAEAMSTREQKRKEPSSMTHAAPQSSHGTPTSPRASVDTPDVSNDLLHPPETTQEDASLHPTQQIQEEDLETPVAPVRPHRVVRPVNKLTYSKKQIRRRRK, from the exons ATGATATCATCACCAAAGTGTGTAGTAGATGCAATAGCGGCCCTCTCACAGGACCAAAAGAATAAGATCAAAGAGTTGGGCTTTGGGGAGCTTCTAAAGTTTAGTTTAGATGGCTTTGGAGACCGCTACATGCTAGAATTCCTCATGGACCACACAGACCCAGAAAATATGGAAATTCGAGTGGGGGGAGGAGATAAGAACCTGCCCATCAATGAACACGTAGTACAATGCGTTCTTGGCGTGCCAACTGGAAAGGGAAGAGACACACCAGATTCCCCCTACATGGAATCTGAACTTAACAATCTGAGAACAGAGCTTGGTGTCAAAACTGACAAAATTAAAAGCTCTGACCTCATAGCCAAGATCAATGGTGGTGGCACAGACTATTTGACCATCCGTTGCTTTTTTATTCTGTTGTGCTACAAACTTCTGTTCCCTGGTTCACAAAACCATGTTACCAAGCGGGAGGTTGCCCTGACCCATTCACCCAAGGACATTGCGGAGGTGAACTGGGCAAAGGCTGTTGTCGATAACCTCCGTTCGGCAGCCCGCAAGTGGCACTCTGATAAGTTGGCGGTTTCAAAGAAGAAAAGGACACTCTCTGGTTCTGTGACATTCTTACTG TTGTACTATCTAGACCATCTACGGAGTCCTCACAGTATACCTTGCATTATCACCCCGAGGACTTCCGTCTACACCACGGATATtatcaaaaaaatcataaaagcaGACAAGAGGAGTCGCAGTGGTCACATTTATGGCCTCCTAGAT TTCAGGAGCATGGTGGGTACATGCTATTCAATGGGTAGTAGGCAACTTGTTCCGAACATCAGAATTGAACCGTTGCATTCCAatttttttcaagatttaagcCCACGAAAGAGGGAAATTGCCACATCATATGTCAACACAGTTGAGCATTCCAatttttttcaagatttaagcCCACGAAAGAGGGAAATTGCCACATCATATGTCAACACAGTTGACATTTTGATGGAACAAATTTTGAAGGAGAGGAATCAGTTTATGATCTCCATGGGCGCGCAAGATGCCCAGAACAGCAGCAGAGCAGCTGAGCCTCAGGGCGGTGACTCAGGGATCCAAGATGATCCCCGGAACGAGCATTCTGAAGCTTATCCTTCTCCTGCTGCTGATGATGCTCTTCCTTCTGATGACACTAATCCCAGGTATGCCGAGCTAGCAGAAGCTATGTCTACCAG GGAGCAGAAGAGGAAGGAACCAAGTAGTATGACTCATGCGGCACCACAGTCATCACATG GTACACCAACATCTCCCAGGGCCTCGGTCGACACACCTGATGTGTCGAATGATCTGCTCCATCCACCGGAGACGACTCAGGAGGATGCCTCACTCCATCCGACGCAGCAGATTCAGGAGGAGGATCTGGAGACACCCGTCGCTCCGGTCAGACCCCACAGAGTGGTTCGCCCCGTCAACAAGTTGACTTACTCTAAGAAGCAGATTCGTCGTCGTAGGAAGTAG